Below is a window of Rhea pennata isolate bPtePen1 chromosome 2, bPtePen1.pri, whole genome shotgun sequence DNA.
aaTCCTAAAACAggagaataataaaatactaaCCATGATTTATTTCGTTTTCTTCTTCATCCATTGGATTGATATGTGTTCTAGGCCAATACTCCAGAAGTGCTTGTAGTAGAAGCCCCCCCAGGTTTACTATGGAGACATCGTTAAGCAAAACTATAGTTACATAAAAATCACCAGCATTGTAATATCCTACATTTCAATTCACAGCTAATAACTTCCCATAAAGTCTGAGTATTTCCATCCTCATAATGAACTGTTTATGGGCACAGACATTTGTGTATCACAAACTCAAAACCGCATGTTACAATCTTTCAATAAAAGCttacttttcaaaaagattaaatgaaattttcaaaaattactaCCCTTGAATCACTCATAAGCTAAAACATTCTTTAGATTAGGTCATAGTTCCAAGTCTAGgaatattactttttcttttttgcttcttgaTGGTCAAGAgtcaaattaaactgaaaaccTGAACAGAAACACTTGTAGAAGAGAAGCATTTTGATTGGAGAATCCTCTGCAGAATTTAGTCCAAAGAAAATAATCCTCAAAGCCCAATCAATTACTGACATGCCTAACTACTGAATATTTTGTAACAAATACTGGAATTTAGTCTGTGagggtgttttattttttgtctcaatgaaacattaaaattagTTAAAACCTACATTTTGGATCAGAACCGTCTGGACTGCTGAATCCAGCATCCTTTGCTGAAACCCAAGCTGCAAAGCAGTCACTTTCATCCAAAGTAATTGTCAGCATCTGTTGGAAAAAGACCAGCAGCAAGAAGAATGAAACACTTGTTTTGTATTAAACAAGTCTATAATTTTACTTTGTGTATACAGAAGAAACACTAAGCTATGAATACAATACAAAGTTTCTACAAAAAAGAGCATATGCTTCAATTACATTAATTCATAATTGGTATTAATGGATTTAAACTGACagtgccacaaaaaaaaaatctgcaatgaTTCAGATTGAGAATGAAGAATTTGCTGACTTGCTGATCAAAAGGAATCAAACCCATCAGGTAAACTATGACCGTTCTTCTAAACTTGTAACATATTAAGACCTTTGTGAACAAATAGTGAATGAAGTTAGAACAATAGATTTAGAAGTTGTGTCTCACCCCAGTTTTTAAGTCTACTGAGAACCAGTTTGGCACATACAccattttaaatctcttcttaATTTCCTCTTCAAAATCTACTTTCCCAAGGTCTTCAACTTTACATGCCTGTAcatcaaaagaaatacagaagtttttcagttctgggtaaaacaaaatgaagacagaCTGCAACAATCAGGGAACAGACAGCCTTTCTCTTCCCatatgaaaaagtaattttgctaGGTACCCTTCTGCTCCTACATTCCTACCTACTACCTAGCCAACTAAGAGGAGAAGTGGTAAGTTCAACCTCCTGGCATATTCCATAGACTACCAGTCATTGCATACTTTTGGGATATATGGGCTCCTCACTAGACTTAGGGACTGGGACACAGGTTCCCCTTTCGCAGGTAGACTTTTTATGCTATTATATTTAGCAATGGCAAGAGATGGCCAGTGTCCTCTACTGGCCCTCTTCAAAATAAAGCTAGGCTATAACAGACATTACTAAATTAGATGCCTATTTACAGGTGAGGATTCAAGGGTCTGTAAGCTTCAGGTGAATGAAGATGCTAAGATGCAGAAAAGTTCAGAAATAACCCTTCCCTTCAAGAAAACAGTCTCTGCATTATGTTCTGGGACAGTAAGGTGACTTACTTTCTACCATAGGAATCCTTAATACtaagaaatatcaaaaaacaCAAGTACAAAATAACCATCCAATGGTAGATATTTAATCCAAAATTTATGCTTACCTTCAAGACATCCCAGTACGCCACATTATTATTTGTGTCTTTGGTTAGTATGTGTCTCTTGTCATTAAGAATGTGGCACTGAATAATACTAGCACCCCctagcaaacaaacaaaaattaaggtCACTAGAGTGATTATTTATAGcttttcatttaatgaaaatcaCACTATGCCTGTGTGATTACTCTTTTGTTTCACTATTTTATAAAACTTGGATaccaaaagaatttaaatattatttttattataaccAACACTAGATAAGTGATAATCACATTGTCTTCCCATTTGCTGAAATCAGAGTATGAAGTATCAACAGGCCTGAGTCAGTCTTAATAATCTTCCATTTCTGTTAATGATAACAGGGTTTATAAGGCgctctgaaaagcagcagtttacCTTTTATAACTTGGTCAGGCTGTGTACATAGGGGCGGTATAGGATTGGTACAATCATTATCATAGTCCCCAGATGCTCTAAAATTATGAATTCCCTTCAAAgtctaaagaaagaaacaaaattttgacATATTCACAATAATCCATAAACTTTGCTTTTATCTGTGAGTAACGACTGCCAGTTCATGCTGCTATTCAGATGTTTAAATGTCCAGTACTGGATAAgatcatttatttctaaaagcagCATAAATAGATAGCATGGGAAACAATGCAAAGCTTAATGCTTTTTTAGGTAGTTTCAATATTAGCAGATTTTATGATTTCTAAATAAAGCTTATACAGATCATAGAAAGTCAGAGTTCAATTGCAAGCAACAATCCAAGAGTTCCCAAACCAAGACAGCAAATATCTCATGACTGCTTCACTGAATTCTGAATTTACACAGACTGTAAAATACATCACTTACCCATTTATTCACAGACGACTTAGTTGTTGCAACCCAAAGTGCGGGAGGAGGATCAGCTGATCTATCAAGTTCCATCTAAATAATTAAGACATACATACTTTCAGATATGCTTAGCTTAATTCTGCTATGTCCAATTAATATTTGCTCAGGGTAGGCCTGCTGCTATACTTGATGGACACTAAAAACACCACCACTTTCAGTTTACTGAAGGTTTACTGAAGAATTAcaaaagttaaatttttaaaaaatagttaagtTAGAATTCTGAAACTTGGGAAAATTTGTTTAAAGTATTCAACAAAAATTCTTGGCATGGGGAAAAACATAGGTGAAGCATGTATAAATACCAAGTATTACTTAAAGTTGTTCCCATCATGCTGCAATCGTGTATAATGTACAATTAGGCagcataatattttttaaattgttttgtacTTGGATacttcaaacatttaaaaagagaatgcagaaaattcaggattaattaaaaagcagaactttATACATTTGGCTCTGATATTAAGCTTTTTGGATGACAATGAACCATTGTAACTAAGATCTTAGTGCCTCTTCTTGATCTATGTACAGCTGAtcacagctttcatttttttatttttaagatgaaatttcccagtttttgactttttcaaaacaatgtTAATATATCCAGGATTCATTTTGTACATATTAAGCCAACAACATTGGCTCATAAAGAAGTCAGATTGCTTATGAGGTGGTGTCTATTTGAACTGGAGACTCTCAGTACACCTACATGTTCCAAAGTCACGTCATCTAATGCTatggacagaagaaaaaaaaatctcttcaagaAACTCACACTCATGTACAGAGTTTCTGAGTTAAGAAAATGTTAGGATTAAGTGTTCAAAAATACCCATGATTAATCTTACTGCTGGTTCCCATGACtatgggaaatattttaacagtcGTATGCTTATATGCTTCTAATGCTTCTAAAAATGGTTCTaagatgaatttttttcttcctaaagctTTGGCAATGACAGTTTAGTTTCTTGAAAGTGATCAAAAGTCcggaaaaacaacttttcacGTTTGACATATATTAAATTTCTGCAATActttaattttcctattttagaTAGCAGCCAGACATTTATGTTCTTTAGATTGTTAAATTCACCTTTGACCTAGGAGACAAAGCCAATATATTGGAGATGTGTCTTAGTGAACACttgtttgtatatatttttaatatatattcttaTATCATCTCATATTTGAAACTACTATTTCATTAGATATCATGCAATATAATTACATGTTTTACTAAATTATTCCTCCATACTAGTGCTTGAAAGACCTTTTAGCACAGAAAATTACAAGGTATTACTCATAtgcatattaaatatattatttcaaacATAGCCTGAAATTAATCCATGAGACTTCATACtgttggaaaaacaaaacaaaacaaaacacaaaacaaacaaacaaaaaaaccccatcatGTACATCAGAAGACACAGCCAAGGTTATACACCAAGCCTTATAGTTAATgatttcattctgatttttttgctaCAGGTTTTCAtcaatgtattttctttgacaCTTGTTGGCTTTAAAACAAGAACAATGCtaggaatatttaaaaatctacatgaaaaaaaatcatttttttcatgaaatctgGAATTCTAACATGATTTTCTGATTCTATCAACAAACAGAAATTGTTACACGTTTGGAAAACCTGTAATGCTGCAAAGGATTTCTAGTTCAGACAGCTGgtcttataaaaaaaaatcaagttattttaattacagtcttgtattttaaaagccacTATGAAGTTTTATGAATGAACTTACAGCAATCATTTAAGCAAAATCAATTACCTTAAGAACTGGTGCCTTTTCTTCACAAATAAGCACACGGATATCAGGATTTCGTAAATCCGTACAATAAATTTTCCTATCTCTTCCTCCTGAATAAACATGAGTGAAGGCTTCATTGACCTGCAGAGCCCAAACACCTTCATCATGGACTCGATAGGTGGCTATACATCTCTGCTGCCCAAGAGACCACAGGCGGATAGTCCCATCAGAACTGCCTGAAAGACACTGAGCAACAACCATTGTATTTAAatcaagtaaatatttaaattttcaaatcagTTTTTGATAAAGAGCTTCCATAACTGTATAATAACATTTTTCCATTAACTTTATGCTAAAAAGTGACAGGTAACAGCTCTAGTCACAATTTCCAGATGTTTTGTAACCACCTCACCCCCCCTTTCAAAAAAAGCAGCCCCCTCACAACATGCAGATGTCTTAAATCAGAGTTTTCACTCACTGGCCTCCCTCCATTAATCATTAAATATCTGTAAGCAGAAAATAGCTTAACAAGAATCTATGTCATTAGTCTCCTTCAATATAACAGATATTCAATGAGATTTGAGTTCTGTAAAGCGACTTTGTCTCAAATAAAAGCACATACCTGTGTGCCATCTCTGTTCAACAACAAAGCTTTCACATTGTCCGTGTGCCCTTTGAGTTTCATTAGTTTTGCACAAGTTCTTGGATCCCACACCCTTAGAACCTACGTAAGGAAACACAGATGACAGCATTAACATGGCTCTTCCCACAGGCGGGTGCATCGCCgctacagaaaaataagccCTTCCAGATAGCGCAATCCACACTCCCAATAtgcgtgtgtgcacatgcacacacaccaaaaaaaaatgtatttcatcaGAACAAGATAAACCTAGCTAAATCTTATACATTTCTAAAAACCATATGGGATTTTATTCCCTCTTGACTgtcattttgtttgttctggctttttctgttgtattcttaaaaattaaagaatggAAGCAATTGGAAACACGATAGaatgatgtgtgtgtgttggggggagggggggaacaaaaaaaaaaaatctgaaaatcctCTCAAATGCTTGGCTGCCATATCCCgttttcatttctatattgACTTGGAGttggaaataaaacactttcaaGGtgaaattagggaaaaaaaaaatcaggcgGAGGGAGGTGGTCACCTTCCTCTCCAACAAAGAGCACAAGCTATCTCTTGGGAACATTTGAATTTCTTTAGGTCACTTCATTTCCCACCACTGAAGGGGCCTCATAAATTGCTGACACCTTTCCTATCATACCTACGGCACATACTTCAGTTTTTATAATCAGCTGAATCATCTGCCCCCAAAATCAGAGCTCTTACAATGAAATGTAGTGATCTCTGATAGAGAAAGGGTTACGCTAGAGACTGGATTGTTTCTCCTGAGTATTAAAGCTGTATgaataatttatgtatttttatactgaGGCAGGTAATTGTAATACTTTTTCTAcctctcctttaaaaaattctgagcCAAAATCATAGTGTATATCctcattatttaaataaaacagctgctgcagacCTGAAATCAAAAATGAgtaaaactgtttcttttctttacattaaGCTTTGAACCAAAGCAGAATGAGCCTTACCACATTTTTGCTTACCTTTTCAGTGGACCCTGACACAATTACTGTTCCCATTTGATTCATTGCAAGGCTGTAGATAGAGTCTTTGTTCCCACTCAGGGAAGaagctatttcaaaataaaattaacattttcatttttaatattaccaGTTGATAACATTTATTCATTCACTCAAAAATACTACCTTTTTCAGGCCAAAACGTAGGGTTTAATACCCCATGATAATCATACAGGAAGAAGTCCCTTACCCAgtaaatagtttttttaaaaaaaatatagactATTCATAGCATATTGCTAGGAAGACCTCATCTCGATTCTTCCTCTACACCTCTATAAAAGCAAAGTAAGACTTAGAGTCATTGCAATCACCATGCCATTTTGGCACCACAGTTCAGTGTCAGGATCATCACTGTACTCATGCTCTTCTTAACTGCTTCATCTGAGAATGGTATTTGTAATTGAAATCATAATACATATGATTTGTGTTAAGAGTAGAGAATTTTCCAAACCAAGTAACCAGAAAATTCTGTGTTATCTACTACAGACTGTTCTTAGTTCGGTGGCAATGGGTAGCAAAACCTCCCTGTAGCATTGAAACGTGTCACCTGAGCACAGATGCTAcctttacatttcaaaaaaaaccaaatggCAACTTCTTAGCAATTACCAAAAGTAAAGCGACAGTCTTCCACTGGCCAAGAGAGACTAGTTGAAGCTGAAAAGCAGTACTGAAAACTCTTGAAGGTAGCACACTGTCCAAAAATCATGATAATTTGTCAAAGGCTTTCACTTCCACCTGTACAGTGTTATCCTGGACAAGATATCAGGAACAAAAGAGAATCATAATATCCTTTTGCTCGGAACTGCTCCAAAGCAGCACATATgccaaaacaaatcaaagctCTACTTCCTCCCCTTCTGGAAGAGACTACTCCGCAAAAGGAAAGTCTCTCCACCTAATTTAAACCACGGCGAAGCAGATTGCCAACACCCTTTAAGAACAGGCTCCCTTATAACGCTGGCTTGTGTGCATCACTTCCCTATaatcagagaagaaattaaagcttACAACTGCCTTCATTCGCACTCTGAGGAAATGAGTGGTGTTTGAAAGGactgcagaagaacagaaattcaCAATGTACACTACACTCTTCCTTACAGAAGCACTGTTACTTACAGGCACTTgtgcttaaaaagaagaaagaagaacacaTACACCATTTTTATGCAAATTTATCCCTCTTGTCTTAGAGGTAATGCCTCTACTTCCTTTTGATCTTAAGATCAAAACAAGCATCAGCTTGCCAGTACTCCCAGCTTCACAATTACGATTCATTTGAATCGTTCTGGTACTACAGCACCACTGCAGTGtctaaaaaatcatttttatacacagctttgtttttctaagtTATACAATAAATATCTCTTTCAAACACAAGATTATATAATCTAGTTATCAGCAAAAGTTGCGTAATAAAATACTTCCGTGATAGCAAACTTCTGGGGAATAATAGCTAAATCTGCATAGATATGTGCAGTCAGGTGCCATCCCACCTATAGTTCAAAACAGCTCAGCACAAGCCATCTCTCTTCTGAACGCTACACAGATGTCCGCTCAAGGCTATGCCTAAATTTTAGAAGTCCTGCAAACAGAACATATGCAAAACTGACCGCTCTGctcatagtttttaaaaaagaagatgcATCTATCAAACCCAAAAGATTAACACTCCACTCAGAAGCGGACAAAACCATTATTCCAGAAAAAGTGCCAAAACAATTACATGCCCTGCTTCTTCTTTACAGAATCGTGTACTCTTGAAATCTCTCAATAGTATCTGTTCTGTTACTTCCATTTTAAACAAGATCTTTCAAAACAGAGCCCAACAAATCCACTCAAGTAGTCATGAGCAATAAGATGACTTAACATGAAACTCACATATTTCcgtcaaattttcattttgcaatttttttttgagtcattCCTAACCTATGAATGAGGATGTAGATAATCTTATAGTACATTTAGAGAATTTAAGAGAGTGTGGCAACATGGCAGTCTTTCTGAATTCATACAGCTGAGATGCTACTACTGTTCATTTATCAAGTGTTCTACATGTTTACAAAAGTTCATATaagcatttataaaataacaaagacCAGTcattttcaattatattttttccagactaGATCCAGACACTAAAACAGACCACGGTCAGACTAGATCACTTTCAACACAACATAAGCTGTAACAGCCATACAAAACAGGATGCAGAAGACCCAGATTTGAGTTATTCACTCAACTGATTAAATCTAACTGAACTTGGAAGACTGGTGTCATACTTCCCAGATGAGTAGTCTAACTAGTGTTCTCCCAACTACTGTAAGAAAGGGGTGTTGAGATTGCTGTCTGCGGAAAGATCTCATAAGTAACTCCAATGTCTTTCTTCATTGGAATAGGGAAGCGGTACACTCCACTTCttaaaagatgatgatgaaatAAGAGATTAATCCTGATATGACAGTCACACAAAACACAAATTATGACATACAGAAATCACATATCATAAGGGAAAATTACTGCAATATATTAGCTGAGGACTCTAGTACACTAGAGGACTCTGTACTCCTGTACTCTAGCCTAAGCTTCACAATTCTCCACTGCTCTAGATTTTCAGCTATccataatgcaaaaaaaaaaaaaaaaaaaaaagttagtataTATTATAAAACCCACACTTCTTGTGTATTTTGTGAGGTAGACACAGAAGCCAGTATCTATGGTCTTAAACAGATTTCATGGActcaataaaatatattgcatttgCTTCCCCTCTCTAGGTACCTACTTGTGACGGTGTTATTTGAGGCAGTCAGTGCTGTTAGAGTATTTACATCCCAGAGGAAAATCTGCCTGTCCAGCCCAGCAGATGCTACCAGTTCTTTATCTTTTGCATACGCTAAGGCTTTCACATAATCCTGCAATAAAGTATAACAACATGAACCAACAATATTATCCATTTGAA
It encodes the following:
- the WDR48 gene encoding WD repeat-containing protein 48; the protein is MAAHHRQNTAGRRKVQVSYVIRDEVEKYNRNGVNALQLDPALNRLFTAGRDSIIRIWSVNQHKQDPYIASMEHHTDWVNDIVLCCNGKTLISASSDTTVKVWNAHKGFCMSTLRTHKDYVKALAYAKDKELVASAGLDRQIFLWDVNTLTALTASNNTVTTSSLSGNKDSIYSLAMNQMGTVIVSGSTEKVLRVWDPRTCAKLMKLKGHTDNVKALLLNRDGTQCLSGSSDGTIRLWSLGQQRCIATYRVHDEGVWALQVNEAFTHVYSGGRDRKIYCTDLRNPDIRVLICEEKAPVLKMELDRSADPPPALWVATTKSSVNKWTLKGIHNFRASGDYDNDCTNPIPPLCTQPDQVIKGGASIIQCHILNDKRHILTKDTNNNVAYWDVLKACKVEDLGKVDFEEEIKKRFKMVYVPNWFSVDLKTGMLTITLDESDCFAAWVSAKDAGFSSPDGSDPKLNLGGLLLQALLEYWPRTHINPMDEEENEINHVNGEQENRVQKGNGYFQVPPHTPVIFGEAGGRTLFRLLCRDSGGETESMLLNETVPQWVIDITVDKNMPKFNKIPFYLQPHSSSGAKTLKKDRLSASDMLQVRKVMEHVYEKIINLDNESQTTSSSNNEKAGEQEKEEDIAVLAEEKIELLCQDQVLDPNMDLRTVKHFIWKSGGDLTLHYRQKST